Genomic window (Acidobacteriota bacterium):
CGCCGTGAAGCGCGGACAAAGTTCTGCTTCCTGGATCTCAATGACGACGTCGGACTTCCCTTTGCTAGCAGGCAGTTTCGGATCGATCGGGCGAAGCGGCAAATCGTACAGCGCCGAAATCTCCCGCGCCACTCCGTAGTGGTTCATCGCGTCGGGACGGTTGGTCGTGATCTCCATCTCGAAGACGGTACTGTCACCTTCGCCGGAAACGCCTTCCACCGCAATTCCCGCGAGAGTGAGTTCGTCTGCAAGTCGACGGTAGTCGATCTTGAAGTCGACGAAGTCGCGGAGCCAATGAGGACTAATTTTCATGATCGAAAAAGATACTGGATCGGCTACTAGCCTCTGGCTCCTAGCTTCTAGCAAGCCGACCGCTTCGGCTTCAGTTCGCTAGTAGCCAGTAGCTAGCAGCTAGTAGCTGATCTATCCAAACTGCTCTAGAAACCTCACGTCACCATTAAAGAACAACTGAATATCGTCAACGCCGTACTTCAAAATCGCAATTCGTTCCACGCCCATGCCAAACGCGAAGCCAGAAATTTTTCCCGGATCGTAATCGACAAACCCGTAGACATTGGGATCCACCATGCCGCAGCCGAGTAGCTCAATCCATCCACTGGCTTTGCAATTGCGGCACGGACCGCCATCACGAACACCTTTGCCGCCGCAGAAAATACAGCTAATCTGCACGTCGGCACTGGGCTCCGTGAACGGGAAGAACGAGGGATAGAATCGCGTCTTCACGCTCGAACCGAACAACGCTTTCATCGCATGATCGAGCGTGCCCTTGAGATCGCAGAACGTAATGTTGGTGTCAACGGCCAGTCCTTCGACCTGATGAAAAATTGGCGAATGTGTCGCGTCGGGCGCATCGTTGCGGTGCACTTTGCCGGGACAAACGACTCGTACCGGCGGCTTCATCTTCTGCATGCTACGGATCTGCACCGGCGAGGTATGCGTCCGCAGCAACAAGCGGTCGCGCTGCGGCTTCGATTCTTGTCCAGCAATAAAGAGCGTGTCCTGCGTGTCACGCGCGGGGTGATTCGGCGGAAAATTCAGCGCTTCGAAATTGTAGTAGTCGGTTTCAATCTCCGGACCTTCTTCGACGGAGTATCCGAGGTTGCGGAAGACGCCGACAATTTCGTTCATCGTCTTGATGACCGGATGCTCCGCACCGAGCGTGCGGCGAATGCCGGGCAGGGTGACATCGACCCGGTCGGCAGCGAGTTTCGCGGAAGAAGCGCCGCCCTGAATACGACTGAGTACCGCTTCAACTGTCGATTCGACCCTGGCTTTAATTTCGTTGACGCGCTGGCCGACATCACGCTTGGCATCTTTCGGCGCAGCTTTCAGCCACAGATCATTCAGTTGGGTGAGCACGCCGTTCTTGCGTGCCATCCAACCATCACGAAAAGTTTTCCAATCGCTTTCAGACCCAACGGCAGCCGACTCCTGTCCCAAAGCAGACAGCAACTCGCGCACTGCAACATCGAGCGCAGTGGCCGAGAAATCAGTCAGTTTGGGGACGGTATAGGGCATGGCTCGTTCGAATGCTTCCCTCTAACTGAAGTTGTCATCCTGAGCGAAGCGAAGGACCCGCTTCCTTCTCGGTAGCCAAGACAGCAGGTCCTTCGCTTCGCTCAGGATGACAGTTTCAAAATAGGGACTAGAGTCTGACGACCAACGACCAGCGACGAGGTCTACGCTGCGTGCGCCTTCTTCGCCTGGTCCGCCAGATGCGCAAAGCCTGCCGCATCATTCACGGCCAACTCCGCAAGGATCTTGCGATCCAGTTCCACGCCGGCTTTCTTGAGTCCGCTGATGAACTGGTTGTAGTTCAGTCCATTCAAACGGGCGGCAGCGCCGATGCGGACGATCCAGATAGAGCGGTACTGCCGCTTTTTCTGTTTGCGTCCGGAGTAGGCAAACTTGAGGGCACGATCAACCGCTTCTTTTGCAGAGCGGTAGAGTTTTGATTTTGTTAGGAAATATCCACTAGCGCGATCAAGAATCTTTTTGCGCTTGGCGCGGCGTTTGGTTCCGCGTTTTACACGAGGCATGAGTGTTCTCCTTTTTTTTACTACGTTAAGGCGGCTGGAGGTAAGGCGACTTCTACCCTAAGGGATTTCTGAAGTCTGACCTCTTCACGCGCCAGGCTGGCTTTTGAATTGCACATGCGCCAGCCACGAACTACCAGTCACGATCGACGATTAAGCGTACGGGATCATCCGCTTTACTTTGAGAAGATCGCCATCGCTTACCAGTACAGCTTTACCAAGGTGACGCTTACGCTTCTTGGATTTCGAACTGAGAATGTGGCGCAAATACGCCTGATGGCGTTTTACCTTTCCAGTCCCAGTCTTCTTGAAGCGCTTGGCAGCGCCCTTGTGTGTTTTTAGTTTCGGCATTGAAATCAGTTCCCAGTTCTCGATTGCCAGTTCTCAGTGCTACCACTTCTGAGAAGACAACCGTTTTTTTTCGCTATCGCACACAATCAGTTTTTGATGGCTGAGTGCTGACGGCTGAAATGCTGTCGTTACGCTGTCTGCGCGCCGCCTTGCGGTGGCGGAGGCGCAATCTTCGGAGGCGCCGGCTTACTTTCTTTTGCTCCTCCGGCGTCCTTCTTCGGCGCCAGGATCAGGTGCAGCGTGTTGCCTTCCTGACGGGGCCGGAATTCCACCAGTCCCTTGTGTTCGACGTCTTTGATCAACCGTTCCAGAATCTGGCGGCCCAGGCTTTGCCGGGTCATTTCGCGTCCGCGGAAGAAGATGGTCGCTTTGACCTTGTCGCCTTCATCCAGGAATCGCAACACATGATTT
Coding sequences:
- the pheS gene encoding phenylalanine--tRNA ligase subunit alpha; this encodes MPYTVPKLTDFSATALDVAVRELLSALGQESAAVGSESDWKTFRDGWMARKNGVLTQLNDLWLKAAPKDAKRDVGQRVNEIKARVESTVEAVLSRIQGGASSAKLAADRVDVTLPGIRRTLGAEHPVIKTMNEIVGVFRNLGYSVEEGPEIETDYYNFEALNFPPNHPARDTQDTLFIAGQESKPQRDRLLLRTHTSPVQIRSMQKMKPPVRVVCPGKVHRNDAPDATHSPIFHQVEGLAVDTNITFCDLKGTLDHAMKALFGSSVKTRFYPSFFPFTEPSADVQISCIFCGGKGVRDGGPCRNCKASGWIELLGCGMVDPNVYGFVDYDPGKISGFAFGMGVERIAILKYGVDDIQLFFNGDVRFLEQFG
- the rplT gene encoding 50S ribosomal protein L20; this encodes MPRVKRGTKRRAKRKKILDRASGYFLTKSKLYRSAKEAVDRALKFAYSGRKQKKRQYRSIWIVRIGAAARLNGLNYNQFISGLKKAGVELDRKILAELAVNDAAGFAHLADQAKKAHAA
- the rpmI gene encoding 50S ribosomal protein L35 — protein: MPKLKTHKGAAKRFKKTGTGKVKRHQAYLRHILSSKSKKRKRHLGKAVLVSDGDLLKVKRMIPYA